The proteins below come from a single Megalops cyprinoides isolate fMegCyp1 chromosome 5, fMegCyp1.pri, whole genome shotgun sequence genomic window:
- the crybb1 gene encoding beta-crystallin B1 — protein MSQTAKSAASQGTDAKDKGTPAPAASSKATKTGDPSMGNYRIMLYDQENFQGRMVEIQNECVNMCDHGMDRVRSLRVECGPWVAWEQSNFRGEMFILEKGEYPRWDTWSNSYRSDCIMSFRPIRMDPQEHKICLFELSDFKGNKMEIQEDDVPTLWAHGFCDRVGSVRVSGGAWVGYQYPGYRGYQYLFECGDYRHYNEFCAFQPQIQSMRRVRDMQFHQRGCFTFTAASK, from the exons ATGTCTCAGACTGCCAAGTCCGCTGCCAGCCAGGGCACTGATGCCAAGGACAAGGGCACCCCTGCCCCCGCTGCCTCCAGCAAGGCCACCAAGACCGGGGACCCCAGCATGGGTAACTACAGA ATCATGCTGTACGATCAGGAGAACTTCCAGGGCAGGATGGTAGAGATCCAGAACGAGTGTGTGAACATGTGCGACCATGGCATGGACAGAGTGCGCAGTCTGCGCGTGGAGTGTGGCCC ctggGTTGCCTGGGAGCAGAGTAATTTCCGTGGGGAGATGTTCATCCTGGAGAAGGGGGAGTATCCTCGCTGGGATACCTGGTCCAACAGCTACCGCAGCGACTGCATCATGTCCTTCAGGCCCATCCGCATG GACCCCCAGGAGCACAAGATCTGTCTGTTCGAGCTGTCTGACTTCAAGGGCAACAAGATGGAGATCCAGGAAGATGATGTGCCCACCCTCTGGGCACACGGCTTCTGCGACAGGGTGGGCAGCGTGAGAGTCTCCGGAGGAGC GTGGGTCGGTTACCAGTACCCTGGCTACAGAGGCTACCAGTACCTGTTTGAGTGTGGCGACTACAGACACTACAATGAGTTTTGTGCCTTCCAGCCTCAGATACAGTCCATGCGCCGTGTGAGGGACATGCAGTTCCACCAGCGTGGCTGCTTTACCTTCACCGCTGCCAGCAAGtga